The Planctellipticum variicoloris DNA window CGAGTCCGCCCCTCCGGCCACCGGGGGCGATGAGACTGCGGCGCCCGGTTTTCCAGCCCGGCGCAACCCGCGGATCGCCGAGCCCGCCCCGATCCGGATCCTGCAGGATGCGAACGGTCGCTGGACGCTGCAGTCCGAAGACACCGCCGCTCTGGACCGGATTGAGGACCTGCTGCAGGATCTGACGCCGCCGCGCAAAGACTACCGCATCTTTCAGATGAAGAATAAAAGCACCTGGGCCTGGGGCGTGGCCCAGCGGCTGGAGGACTTCTTCAAGGAAGACAAGGACAACGAAGACTCGGGCCGCTCCCGTTTCTGGTACTACGAGCCGGAGCCGGCCAAGGATTCTGAACGGAGCCGGCTGTCGAAGAAGAAGCCGCTGAAGTTCATCCCCGACAGCGACTCGAATTCGATCCTCGTCACCGGGGCCGACCCCGCCCAGATGCGGATCATCGAAGAACTGATCGAAGCGTTCGACGTCCCGGCGGAATCCGACAGCATGGCGGTCCGGAAGACGCAGATCTTTCCGCTCCGCTTCAGCAAGGCCAAGGTCGTCGCCGACGCCATCAAGGACGTCTACCGCGACCTCCTCAGCGAGAACGACAAGGCTCTGGCCAATCAGCAGAAAAAGGACGACCAGCGTCCCGTCGAACGAACCGTGACCTATCTGTACGATCCGCCCGCCGCCGGAGACAGCCAGGCGCCCCCGTCCCCGGTCAAATTCAAGGGGCTGTTGTCGATCGGCGTCGACGAACTGTCGAATACGCTGGTCGTTTCGGCCACGGAAGGCTTGCTCGAAAACATCGGTCAGATGATCGACTCCCTCGATGACGCCGCCCGTCCGACGGTCCCCTCCATGCAGGTTCTGCAGGTCCGCGGCATTCCGCTCGACGAGCTTCAGAAGAAGCTCGACAAAATGCTCAAAGAACCCAAGTCTCGGCAACCGAAGCCGAATCAACCCCAGAACGGGCAGCCGCAGAACGGCCAGCCTCAGCAGCAGCCGCAGCAGGCGGGGCCGTTCGGTGACGAGGATTGAGCCGTCGCTGGTGCGGCGCAGCCGCCCGGCGATGGGCGCACTGGCCGAAGTGTTTCTGATCGGCGACGACGAACGGCGGCTTGCCGCGGCCGCCGAGACGGCTCTCGACGAGATCGAACGTCTCTCCGATCGCTGGTCGCGGTTCTCACCCGCCAGCGAAGTCTCCCGTCTCAATCGCGAGGCCGCCTGCGGCTGGGTGCTCGTCGATCGCGAGCTGTTCGCCGTCTTCGCCGAGTGCGACCGCTGGCGGCGGCTCACGGCAGGCGCATTCGACATCACGGCGGATTCGTGGCGGAGCGGAGACGGCCCGCGAATCAGCGGCGCTGACATCGAACTGGACGCCGTACGATGCGCCATCCGATTCCGCGTCGAAGCCCTCCGCCTGGATCTGGGCGCATACGGCAAAGGCGCCGCGCTCGACCTGGCGGGAGCGATCATCCACGAACTGGGTCTGGACAACTGGCTGCTGCAGATCGGAACCAGTTCGGTCCTGACGTGCGGAGCAGGGCCGGCCGGCGATGGCTGGCCCGTGAAGCTGCGAGATCCGAATCGGCCGGATGTCATCGTCCGGGAGCTGATGCTGCGAGATCGGGCCTTGTCGTGCTCGGCGGCGCTGGCGCCTGATGCAAGCGACTCTGACGTGATCGATCCCCGGACCGGTCAGCCGCTGCGCGAGCAGCGGGCCTGCTGCGTCACCGCCGAGTCGGCCGGAGCGGCCGAGGCGTTGTCGACGGCCTGCATTGTCACGGGACCGGACGAGCTCCCGACAGCAATGATTCAAGGCGTGCGAGTTTCC harbors:
- a CDS encoding FAD:protein FMN transferase yields the protein MTRIEPSLVRRSRPAMGALAEVFLIGDDERRLAAAAETALDEIERLSDRWSRFSPASEVSRLNREAACGWVLVDRELFAVFAECDRWRRLTAGAFDITADSWRSGDGPRISGADIELDAVRCAIRFRVEALRLDLGAYGKGAALDLAGAIIHELGLDNWLLQIGTSSVLTCGAGPAGDGWPVKLRDPNRPDVIVRELMLRDRALSCSAALAPDASDSDVIDPRTGQPLREQRACCVTAESAGAAEALSTACIVTGPDELPTAMIQGVRVSAIVDWLCPSRR